cacactccgccagacaaacaaacacacacacactccgccagacaaacaaacacacacacactccgccagacaaacaaacacactccgccagacaaacaaacacactccgccagacaaacaaacacactccgccagacaaacaaacacactccgccagacaaacaaacacacacacactccgccagacaaacaaacacactccgccagacaaacaaacacactccgccagacaaacacactccgccagacaaacaaacacactccgccagacaaacaaacacactccgccagacaaacaaacacacacacacactccgccagacaaacaaacacacacacacacacactccgccagacaaacaaacacacacactccgccagacaaacacacacacacactccgccagacaaacacacacacacactccgccagacacacacacacactccgccagacacacacacacacactccgccagacacacacacacacacacacagccagacaaacacacacacacacacactccgccagacacacacacaggcacacacacacaccctccgccagacacacacacaggcacacacacaaacactccgccagacacacacacacacacactccgccagacacacacacactccgccagacacacacactccgccagacacacacacacacacacacacacactccgccagacacacacactccgccagacaaacacacacacacacacacacacacacacacacacacacactccgccagacacacacacaccctccgccagacacacacacaggcacacacacacacactccgccacaCACACAatccgccagacacacacactccgccagacaaacacacacaccgccagacaaacacacacacacacacacacacactccgccagacaaacacacacacacacacacacacactccgccagacaaacacacacacacactccgccagacacacacacacacacactccaccagacaaacacactccgccagacacacacacacacacactccgccagacacacacactccgccagacacacacacacacactccgccagacaaacacacacacacacacacactccgccagacacacacacaccctccgccagacacacacacacacaccgccagacaaacacacacacacacacacacacacacacacacactccgccagacacacacacaccctccgccagacacacacacaggcacacacacacacactccgccagacacacacacacacacacactccgccagacacacacacactccgccagacacacacactccgccagacaaacacacacaccgccagacaaacacacacacacacacacacacactccgccagacaaacacacacacacactccgccagacacacacacacacacacacacactccaccagacaaacacactccgccagacaaacaaacacacacacactccgccagacaaacaaacacacacacactccgccagacaaacaaacacacacacacactccgccagacaaacaaacacacacacactccgccagacaaacaaacacacacacacacacacactccgccagacaaacaaacacacacacacacacacactccgccagacaaacaaacacacacacacacacacactccgccagacaaacaaacacacacacacacacacactccgccagacaaacaaacacacacacacacacacacacacacactccgccagacaaacaaacacacacacacacactccgccagacaaacaaacacacacacactccgccagacaaacaaacacactccgccagacaaacaaacacacacacacacacactccgccagacaaacacacacacacactccgccagacaaacaaacacacacacacacacactccgccagacaaacacacacacacactccgccagacaaacaaacacactccgccagacaaacaaacacacacacacacacactccgccagacaaacacacacacacactccgccagacacacacacacactccgccagacacacacacacactccgccagacacacacacacacacacacagccagacaaacacacacacacacacacacacacactccgccagacacacacacaggcacacacacacaccctccgccagacacacacactccgccagacacacacactccgccagacaaacacacacactccgccagacaaacacacaccgccagacaaacacacacacacacacactccgccagacaaacacacaccgccagacaaacacacacacacacacactccgccagacaaacacacacacacacacactccgccagacacacacacaggcacacacacacaccctccgccagacacacacacaggcacacacacacaaacactccgccagacacacacacactccgccagacacacacactccgccagacaaacacacacactccgccagacaaacacacacacacaccgccagacaaacacacacacacaccgccagacaaacacacacactccgccagacaaacacacacactccgccagacacacacacacacactccgccagacacacacactccgccagacacacacacacacacacacacacactccaccagacaaacacacacacacactccgccagacaaacacacacacacactccgccagacaaacacacacacactccgccagacaaacacacacacactccgccagacaaacacacacacaccgccagacaaacacacacacaccgccagacacacacacactccgccagacacacacacacacacacactccgccagacaaacacacactccgccagacacacacacactccgccagacacacacacacacacacacacacacacacacactccgccagacaaacaaacacacacacacacacactccgccagacaaacaaacacacacacacacactccgccagacaaacaaacacacacacacacacacactccgccagacaaacaaacacacacacacacacactccgccagacaaacaaacacacacactccgccagacaaacaaacacacacacacacacacacacactccgccagacaaacaaacacacacacactccgccagacacacacacactccgccagacacacacacacacacacacacacacactccgccagacaaacaaacacacacaccccgccagacacacacacacacacacaccgccagacaaaacacacacacacaaaacaatagGAGTAGCCACCAAAACAAGGCAGAGTGATGTTTCATGAACACAATTCagttactgtcttgtctgatATCAAATGGCTGAGATTGGCtcaaacaaaacatttcaaatttgCAGGAATGACAGAAGATACGCAGAAGAAAATAGAGTAGAAAAAGTGACATAGCTATGACCTAATAGGTCATATCAAAGCTCTGAGACATTCCAGATGACATCAAAAACTCCAGAACTCCATAATCCAGAACTCCATAATCCAGAACTCACCAAATTCTGTTTCTGACGAGCTCGACAGTTCTGCTTCCACCGCAGTCTCATCCCCTGCTccgtcctccccttcctcctcctcctcttcctcctgctccaACAATACCTCTTCTtggtcttccctctcctcctccctctctccctcctcctgcccctctacctcctcttctgtctctgtctcagagcTGGGGCTGGAGGGCGAGGTTCTATCCCCCCCCTGGGTCAGAGAGTAGTTGTGTTCCAACACTGAACCCCCCGTAAGAATCCCAGACGTCTCAGTCACCGCGGCAACGACTTCCGCCGCTGCCAACACAGCTGCggcaacctcctcctcctctgccaccTGGTACACCTCCACCGTAGGAACCCTCATCCCCCCATCCTGTCCTCCTTTTTCTGTCACCCTTTCCATCGCCATGGTAACATCAAGTCCCACCTGCTCTCTGACCACCCTGCCTCTCTGGGCGTGGCCTAGACAGGGGTCGGGGGTCATTGTGATGCCGTTTCCGTGGAGATGCGTTACCATCATCGTGGTTACATGTGATGTCTGTTGCTGAGCTATGGCCTgtgccttcctcttcctcctctcctcctcctcttcctcccgggTCCCGCTCCAACGGCCCATCAGCACGGCGTCCTCGGTGCTCGCCAGCTCCCCCCCGAGGCCCAGCTTGGTGTAGCGCGTGATGTCATCCAGCGCCGACACGTCCCAACGCTCCACGTGCAGCTCCTCGCCGAAGCCCCCGTCGTCCACCAGGTCGCTTAGCAACTCGAAGGGTCGTTTCCGCGGCGTCGCTGGAGAGCCCAGCATCAGGAGCACGCTCTGAGGTaaggaggtaaggagagagggagggagggagggagggagggagggagggagggagggagggagggagggagggagggagggagggagggagggagggagggagggagggagaagagcatTGTTCATTGTTGACATGGCTAGAATGTGTCGTTACTTTACATTGATCTATGTTACAGAAATAGAGTCTTGTTCATTACAACTCTGTGGTGACGTCACCATAATAAACAACAGGTATGTCTGTTAACACTGTTATTactatgttctgtcagtgtaatagacagtgtAATAACATGCAGTCCAGGCAGTGTGGTAGTAGAGCAGAATACAAGGACAAGACtgacacattataaacacatgtTCATGTGTCAGACACCTGGACCTTAGAAGCAATTACAAGCAGTTAGTGATTTAGTTACCTGGTCATATTCGGTCCTGCCCCCTAGAGGGGAGACAGCCAGGGGGTAGGGGCTGAGGAGACAGCCACGGCTCCCATACGCCTCGCCAAACGCAGGCTCCATCCCATTCATGCCCGgctataggacacacacacagacacacattactCTGCTGAGCTACCATTTTCACGAGCATCATTACAAACAGAATAGAACGTCCGTCTAAATATATTGTCTGTAATCAGAATCACAATCTCTGTTGTACATGAATTATTACCGGACAGTCAATTAATATCAATATTCAAGTTGGAAAGAAATGTCATCACCTTCACTCAAATAAAACAGCTATAAAACGACTCTTAGTACGACACAGAATGTACAGAGATCAGTGGTGTACCTGAGGCATGCCCaaggtggtgggtggtgttaggaGGTGGTCAGGATGCCGTTGGAGCGTTCAGCAGGAACACAACACACTGCTCACTGACTGACGTTGAGGATCAGGATGGAGGAGGAAGTCTCCTGGGTCGGGCCAGATATGGACCATCTGTGACCTCACGGGGTCAGGGGTGAGAGGTCAAGGCTTTAGGGTCGACAGACACACTTCACATCACATGACGCGGTGCTCGCTGCTTACTGTTGGGACCGctaaagggggagaggagacagggagagaaaggcatCATGGGGTCAATAGTCTAAACAAGATATGTGAGAGAAGTCATCTAAGGACATAAGCAATGCTcttggggccagtttcccagatatacagtgcatttggaaagtattcagaccccttgactttttccacattttgttacgttatagcctaattctaaaattgattaaatagttttgttctctcttcaatctacacacaataccccataacgacaaagcaaaataggtttttagaaaatgttgcacattttgcacctttggcagcgattacagccttgagtcttcttgggtatgacactacaagcttggcacaactgtatttggggagtttctcccattcttctctgcagatcctctctagctctgtcaggttagaagaggagcattgctgcacagctattttcaggtctctccagagatgttagatcgggttcaagtccttgCTCCGGCTGGGCCCTTCAAGGACACTCCGGagtagtcttggctgtgtgcttaggttcgttgtcttgttggaaggtgaacctttgccccagtctgaggtcctgggttctccggagcaggttttcatcaagaatctctctgtactgtgctccgttcatctttccctcaatcctgacatgTCTCCCAGTCCcggtcgctgaaaaacatccccacagcatgatattgccaccaccatgcttcagcgtagggatggtgccgggtttccttcagacgtgatacttggcattcaggccaaagagttcaatcttagattaatcagaccagagaatcttgtttctcatggtctgagtccttcaggtgccttttggcaaactccaagcaggctgtcatgttgcttttattgaggagtggcttctgtctggccactctaccataaaggcctgattgatggttgaccttctggaaggttcttgcatctccacagaggaactctgtcagagtgaccatcgggttcttggtcacctccctgaccaaggcccttctcccccggttgctcagtttggccgggcgaccagctctaggaggagtcttggtggttccaaacttcttccatttaagaataatggaggccactgtgtacttggggaccttcaatgctgcagaaatgctttggtacccttccccagatctgctcCTAGACACATtcttgtctctgagctctatggacaattccttcgacctcatggcttggtttttcctctgacatgcactgtcaactatgggaccttatatagacaggtgtgtgcctttacaaatcatgtccaagcaattgaatttaccacaggtggactccaatcaagttgtagaaacatctcaattatgataaatggaaacaggatgcagctgagctcaatttcaagtatgatagcaaagggtctgaatacttatttaaataaggtttctgtttttttgttttttttatacatttgtgaaaaattataaaaacctgtttttcgctttgtcattatggggtattgtgtgtagattgaagaggaatttgttatatttaatccattttagaatcttGCAGACACCAGATTGGATTTGACACATATTACATTGATTTACTTCACTTTGACAAATTGTGTTTTCAGATCAGAAGAAGGAGCGGAGACAGGGTGAAGACTATTGTGACCCACCCATAGAGCTTATGTCCGTGACTCCTTTCAACGCTCACACAGCACTCCACATATAAATAGATACGATGCAAAGAAAAGAGCACAgccatatatacactaccagtcaaaagttgggacacacctactcatttataggttctttattttttttctttctttaaattttttttttttttccacattgtagaataatagtgaatacgtcaacactatatatacagaagatagcactatttagtaaaataccaagcccatatcatggcaagaacaggtcaaataagcaaagagaaactacagtccatcattacttcaagacacGAAGGTCAATcaatcatttctctttgcttatggactttaccaaatagggccatcttctgtatacccccctaccttgtcataacaactgactggctcaaacgcattaagaagaaaatacatttttacaaattaacaaggcacacctgttaattgaaatgcattccaggtaactacctcatgaagctggttgagagaatgcaaagagtgtgcaaagctgtcatcaaagcaaagggtggctacttgaagaatctcaaatataacatattttgatttgttaaacacttttttggttactacatgatcccatgtgtgttatttcatagttttgatattgtcactattattctacaatgtagaaaattgtaaaaaaattaagaaaaaccctagaatgagtaggtgtgtccaaacttctgactggttaACATGTTAATATATGGccctggtatagaggagagggaggcattTGAGATATTTTATGACTATTGAGATCCGCCCCTAGAGTGTGGCTATGTGATTATAGGTGACCCATAAAGTTTTATACAGCATTcctgatgtttatttatttatttattttacctttatttaaccaggtaggcaagttgagaacaagttctcatttacaattgcgacctggccaagataaagcaaagcagttcgacagataaaacgacagagttacacatggagtaaaaacaaacatacagtcaataatgcagtataaacaagtctatatacaatgtgagcaaatgaggtgagaagggaggtaaaggcaaaaaggccatgatggcaaagtaaatacaatatagcaagtaaaatactggaatggtagttttgcaatggaagagtgtgcaaagtagaaataaaaataatggggtgcaaaggagcaaaataaataaataaataaaaattaaatacagttgggaaagaggtagttgtttgggctaaattataggtgggctatgtacaggtgcagtaatctgtgagctgctctgacagttggtgcttaaagctagtgagggagataagtgtttccagtttcagagatttttgtagttcgttccagtcattggcagcagagaactggaaggagaggcggccaaagaaataattggttttgggggtgactagagagatatacctgctggagcgtgtgctacaggtgggagatgctatggtgaccagcgtgctgagataaggggggactttacctagcagggtcttgtagatgacatggagccagtgggtttggcgacgagtatgaagcgagggccagccaacgagagcgtacaggtcacaatggtgggtagtatatggggctttggtgataaaacggattgcactgtgatagactgcatccaatttgttgagtagggtattgtaggctattttgtaaatgacatcgccaaagtcgaggattggtaggatggtcagttttacaagggtatgtttggcagcatgagtgaaggatgctttgttgcgaaataggaagccaattctagatttaactttggattggagatgtttgatatgggtctggaaggagagtttacggtctaaccagacacctaagtatttgtagttgtccacgtattctaagtcagagccgtccagagtagtgatgttggacaggcgggtaggtgcaggtagcgatcggttgaagagcatgcatttagttttacttgtatttaagagcaattggaggccacggaaggagagttgtatggcattgaagcttgcctggagggttgttaacacagtgtccaaagaagggccggaagtatacagaatggtgtcgtctgcgtagaggtggatcagggactcaccagcagcaagagcgacctcattgatgtatacagagaagagagtcggtccaagaattgaaccctgtggcacccccatagagactgccagaggtccggacagcagaccctccgatttgacacactgaactctatcagagaagtagttggtgaaccaggcgaggcaatcatttgagaaaccaaggctgtcgagtctgccgatgaggatatggccagccgtagaaaaatgcttattgaaattctcaattatggtggatttatcagtggtgacagtgtttcctatcttcagtgcagtgggcagctgggaggaggtgttcttattctccatggactttacagtgtcccagaacttttttgagttagtgttgcaggaagcaaatttctgcttgaaaaagctagccttggcttttctaactgcctgtgtataatggtttctagcttccctgaacagctgcatatcacgggggctgttcgatgctaatgcagaacgccataggatgtttttgtgttggttaagggcagtcaggtctggggagaaccaagggctatatctgttcctggttctaaatttcttgaatggggcatgtttatttaagatggttaggaaggcatttaaaaaaaatatccaggcatcctctactgacgggatgagatcaatatccttccaggataccccggccaggtcgattagaaaggcctgctcgcagaagtgtttcagggtgCGTTTTACAGTGacgagtggaggtcgtttgaccgctgacccattacggatgcaggcaatgaggcagtgatcgctgagatcttggttgaagacagcagaggtgtatttagaggggaagttggttaggatgatatctatgagggtgcccgtgtttaaggctt
This region of Oncorhynchus kisutch isolate 150728-3 unplaced genomic scaffold, Okis_V2 scaffold1382, whole genome shotgun sequence genomic DNA includes:
- the LOC109878255 gene encoding myelin transcription factor 1, which translates into the protein MPQPGMNGMEPAFGEAYGSRGCLLSPYPLAVSPLGGRTEYDQSVLLMLGSPATPRKRPFELLSDLVDDGGFGEELHVERWDVSALDDITRYTKLGLGGELASTEDAVLMGRWSGTREEEEEERRKRKAQAIAQQQTSHVTTMMVTHLHGNGITMTPDPCLGHAQRGRVVREQVGLDVTMAMERVTEKGGQDGGMRVPTVEVYQVAEEEEVAAAVLAAAEVVAAVTETSGILTGGSVLEHNYSLTQGGDRTSPSSPSSETETEEEVEGQEEGEREEEREDQEEVLLEQEEEEEEEGEDGAGDETAVEAELSSSSETEFEVEPERGGWSRGTAPEEKVFLGVPPRSRTGLWETEEDWRGGPMVPLLEL